The sequence below is a genomic window from Actinomycetota bacterium.
TGGTTGTTCTGCGCGGTGGCGATCAACATGTTCACCTGCTGGATGACCCCGTCTTCGTCCACATGATAGTGGTGGAAGAGCGGGCCTCGGGGAGCCTCGCACACGCCGACGCCCTCCAAGCGGTTGATCATAGCCTTCGAGCGGATGTCCTCTCCCAGGATATCGGGATCGCCGAGCAGCATCTCGATCTTCTCAACCGCGAACAGGATCTCGATCAGACGCGCGTAATGGTAGTAGAACGGGTTGCCCATCACATCGCGATCGGCAGACAGCGAAAGGAGCTTTTGGCGCTCCGCCTCGGCCAGGGGGGTCTCGATGTAATCGCAGACGCTCAGCCGAGCAAGCGGACCGACTCGATACGCACCTCTGTCATAGCCCAACGGCTTGTAGTACGGGAACTTCAGGTACGACCACTCAGTCGAACGCTCGCCCAGATACTCGGTGTACTCCATGGGATCGAGTTGATCGGCTACGGTTTCGCCGTCGCTGTCCCGCATGCGAAGCTTGCCGCCGTAGTATTCGAGCCCTCCATCCTCGCTGACAAGGCCGACGGACAGTGACGGCGTACCGTCGGAAAAGCTAGGGATCTCGTGCGCGAACTTCGCGTGGATACCCTCGAGGATCTCAAGTGCCATGAACGTCGTCTCCATGGCCTCCGGAATCCAAGCCAACAAGCGATCCCGGTCCGATGACTTCAGCGCCTCACGGACCCCTCCCGGCACCGCCCAAGGCGTGTGTATGCGGCGACCACCGAGTGTCTCGATGATCTCCTGCCCGAATTTCCGAAGCCGGATACCCCGCCGGACGACATCCTTGTGCTCCGCCATCAGCCCGAACACGTTACGCGTCGCCGGGTCGGCATCGAATCCCAACAAGAGGTCGGGCGAGGACAGGTGGAAGAAGCTCAGCGCATGCGATTGAGTCCATTGCGCCAAGGTAAGAAGCCGACGCAGTTTCTCGGCAGTTTCAGGAATCCCGATCGCGAGTATGGCGTCGCCCGCTTTCGCCGAGGCTATCAGATGACTCGCAGGGCAGATGCCGCAGATGCGCGATGTGATGCCGGGCATCTCCCACAATAACCTTCCCTCGCAGAATTTCTCGAATCCGCGAAACTCAGTCACGTGGAAGCGGGCGTCGTTCACCTGTCCATCGGCGTCTAGATGGATGGTGATCTTCGCGTGACCCTCGATTCGGGTCACGGGTTCGATGGTGATGGTCCTTCGAGATGCCATGCTCATCCTTGCTCGCGGGCGGGCTTAGCCATACTTCAAGTACGCAGTCGGTAGATTGGGGATTCTGCCAGCCATCAGCTCGCTTAGCGCAAACCAGATCTGATCGGGCGATGGCGGACACCCATGAAGGAATGCATCCACCTTGATGACGGCGTGAAGGGGCAACGCTCTCGGCATCAGCTGGGCGATGGAAGTTGCCCTCGACGGCAGAACCGAGGCGTCATCTGCAAGCTCACCGTAGGAGCGTTGAACGATCTCCTCGGCGGCGAACTGATTGCGCATCGCCGAGATGTTACCTGTGGTGGCACAATCGCCGAACGAGAGGACGAACTTCGAATTGCGACGGATTATATGCGCCATCTCCTCGTTTTCGGTGTTGGAAATCGCCCCCTCGACCAGGGTGACATCGACATCGCTCGGGAAGTGTTTGATGTCGACAAATGGGGAGTAGACCAGCTCTGCTAAGTCGGCAAACTCGATTAGGCGCTCATCAAGATCGAGAAATGACATGTGGCAGCCCGAACAGCCGCTGAGCCAGACGCTCGCGATACGCGATTTCATTTACTCACCCTGTCTTCCGCCACCCATTCGCCTGTCTTCCGAGCGGTGACGATGTATCTCACGAATTCGCGATGCTTCTCCATTTCGGCCACTGTCTGGCCTTTCTCGAACAGCGCCCCTGTCGGACAGACCCACACGCACTTGCCACACGAAGTACAGCTCTCCGATGTACCCCAGGCTTGGTCCATGTCGGCGACGATGGTGCATTGGATGCCTCGGCCGGCGATGTCCCACGTGTGGGCGCCTTCGACCTCGTGACACACGCGCACACACCGTGTGCAAAGGACGCAGCGGTTCCTGTCCAGCACGGAGTCTTTGTGCGTCGCGTCCAGAACCCGCTTGGGGTGCAGGTAGGGGAAGCGCACATACTCCAACCTGACTTCATACGCTAGATCTTGGAGTTGGCAGTGGTCGTTGACGACGCACACAGCGCACTGATGGTTTCCTTCCGAGGCCAGCAGCTCAATGAACATGCGACGGTAGCGTTGAAGGCGCTCGGAATCCGTGTAGACCGACATCCCTTCAACCGGCCTGGTTACGCAAGCGGGAAAGAGCTTCTCCTGTCCCTCGATCTCAACGAGACAGAGCCTACATGAGCCAACATCCGTGAGGCCTTCCAGGTGACACAAAGTGGGAATCTGGATTCCGTGTTGGCGCGCGATTTGAAGCAGAGTTTCGTCGTCCTTGCCGCTGACCTGCTCGCCGTTTATCGTCAGGGTTAGAATAGCCATGATGTCACTTTTCTCTCATGGGGACGCCGGAGTCGAGATCGGAGGCCTCGTAACCCTCAAGGGGCTTCAGGCGCTTTTCGTACTCTTCGCGGAAGAAGCGGAGGGTTGAGAGAACAGGATTGGGTGCGGACTGCCCGAGACCACACAGGCTCGTTTCCTTCACCATCATGCACAGCTCCTCCAGAAGCGTGATGTCCTCGGCGGAAGCCTGTCCTGCAGAGATCTTGTCGAGAAGCAGATACAGGTGCTTTGTTCCCACGCGGCAAGGGGTGCATTTGCCGCAGGACTCGTCGACGCAGAACTCCATGAAGAACTTCGCCACGTCCACCATGTCAGAGTCTGAGTCCATTACAATCATCCCGCCGCTGCCCATCATGGACCCCACGGCTTTCAGTGATTCGTAGTCCACGGGAAGATCTAGATGCTTTTTGGAGATGCAGCCTCCAGAAGGTCCGCCTGTTTGTGCGGCCTTGAAATCCTTGTCGTC
It includes:
- a CDS encoding Ni/Fe hydrogenase subunit alpha — encoded protein: MASRRTITIEPVTRIEGHAKITIHLDADGQVNDARFHVTEFRGFEKFCEGRLLWEMPGITSRICGICPASHLIASAKAGDAILAIGIPETAEKLRRLLTLAQWTQSHALSFFHLSSPDLLLGFDADPATRNVFGLMAEHKDVVRRGIRLRKFGQEIIETLGGRRIHTPWAVPGGVREALKSSDRDRLLAWIPEAMETTFMALEILEGIHAKFAHEIPSFSDGTPSLSVGLVSEDGGLEYYGGKLRMRDSDGETVADQLDPMEYTEYLGERSTEWSYLKFPYYKPLGYDRGAYRVGPLARLSVCDYIETPLAEAERQKLLSLSADRDVMGNPFYYHYARLIEILFAVEKIEMLLGDPDILGEDIRSKAMINRLEGVGVCEAPRGPLFHHYHVDEDGVIQQVNMLIATAQNNQAMNATVRQLASHYVHGGSITEGALNRIEAGIRCYDPCLSCSTHAIGKMPLQVQLIDSAGRVLSERSR
- a CDS encoding oxidoreductase, whose translation is MKSRIASVWLSGCSGCHMSFLDLDERLIEFADLAELVYSPFVDIKHFPSDVDVTLVEGAISNTENEEMAHIIRRNSKFVLSFGDCATTGNISAMRNQFAAEEIVQRSYGELADDASVLPSRATSIAQLMPRALPLHAVIKVDAFLHGCPPSPDQIWFALSELMAGRIPNLPTAYLKYG
- the hoxU gene encoding bidirectional hydrogenase complex protein HoxU → MAILTLTINGEQVSGKDDETLLQIARQHGIQIPTLCHLEGLTDVGSCRLCLVEIEGQEKLFPACVTRPVEGMSVYTDSERLQRYRRMFIELLASEGNHQCAVCVVNDHCQLQDLAYEVRLEYVRFPYLHPKRVLDATHKDSVLDRNRCVLCTRCVRVCHEVEGAHTWDIAGRGIQCTIVADMDQAWGTSESCTSCGKCVWVCPTGALFEKGQTVAEMEKHREFVRYIVTARKTGEWVAEDRVSK